In a genomic window of Comamonadaceae bacterium OTU4NAUVB1:
- a CDS encoding 1-acyl-sn-glycerol-3-phosphate acyltransferase gives MTHLPGALRQAARLLLAVPLYVLLSVLGVASLGWNLVALVLRPLLSPERGRAVGRWTIAFAYRVFWATASACGMMRIDTGCLDALREERGLILAANHPTMLDALLMVARLPRSACIMKAGLTRNVFIGAGARLAHYISNDSAHSMVRLAVEDLRRGGQLVIFPEATRTVESPLNPFRPGLTLIAKLAQAPIQTVFIETDSPYLGKGWPLWRVPPLPLVFTLRLGQRFAPAQDSAALLQQVEHHFRHTMEPRSPEALPECQPLRAPTSS, from the coding sequence ATGACGCACCTGCCCGGCGCGCTGCGCCAGGCGGCCCGGCTGCTGCTGGCGGTGCCGCTCTATGTGCTGCTGTCGGTCCTGGGCGTCGCGTCGCTGGGATGGAATCTGGTCGCCCTGGTCCTGCGCCCGCTGCTCTCGCCCGAGCGCGGACGAGCGGTCGGGCGCTGGACGATCGCCTTCGCCTACCGCGTCTTCTGGGCCACCGCCTCCGCCTGCGGGATGATGCGCATCGACACGGGCTGCCTCGACGCCCTCCGCGAGGAGCGCGGACTGATCCTCGCGGCCAACCACCCCACCATGCTCGATGCCCTGCTGATGGTGGCACGGCTGCCGCGCAGCGCCTGCATCATGAAGGCCGGACTGACGAGGAACGTCTTCATCGGCGCCGGCGCGCGCCTGGCGCACTACATCAGCAACGACTCGGCCCACAGCATGGTGCGGCTGGCCGTGGAGGACCTGCGCCGCGGCGGCCAGCTGGTCATCTTTCCGGAGGCCACGCGCACCGTCGAGTCGCCGCTCAACCCCTTCCGCCCCGGTCTCACCCTGATCGCCAAGCTGGCGCAGGCGCCGATCCAGACCGTCTTCATCGAGACCGACTCGCCCTACCTCGGCAAGGGCTGGCCGCTGTGGCGCGTGCCGCCGCTGCCGTTGGTCTTCACGCTGCGCCTCGGCCAGCGCTTCGCACCGGCGCAGGACAGCGCGGCACTGCTGCAGCAGGTCGAACACCATTTCCGCCACACCATGGAGCCGCGCTCCCCCGAAGCGCTACCCGAATGCCAGCCCCTTCGCGCACCCACCTCGTCCTGA
- a CDS encoding glycosyltransferase family 2 protein — protein sequence MPAPSRTHLVLIPSYNTGERLFSTVREARARWSPVWVVVDGSTDGTGERLRAQAEGDPGLRVVALPRNQGKGAAVLHGLRLAREAGFTHALTMDSDGQHPAALIPDFMRASQARPDVMVLGRPVFDASAPLLRVRGRKVSNGWANLETLWAGIGDSLYGFRIYPIPPLIHVMERQPWMRRFDFDPEAVVRLVWRGVKPLNLDAPVRYLSAAEGGVSHFDYVRDNVLLSWMHARLMAEFLLRLPLLVTRRLRRLPPFQR from the coding sequence ATGCCAGCCCCTTCGCGCACCCACCTCGTCCTGATCCCGAGCTACAACACCGGCGAACGTCTCTTCTCGACCGTGCGCGAGGCCCGGGCCCGCTGGAGCCCGGTCTGGGTCGTGGTCGACGGCAGCACCGACGGCACCGGCGAGCGTCTGCGCGCGCAGGCCGAGGGCGATCCCGGCCTGCGCGTGGTGGCACTGCCGCGGAACCAGGGCAAGGGCGCGGCCGTGCTGCACGGTTTGCGTCTTGCCCGCGAGGCCGGCTTCACGCATGCGCTCACCATGGACTCCGACGGCCAGCATCCCGCCGCGCTGATTCCCGATTTCATGCGCGCCTCGCAGGCGCGTCCGGACGTCATGGTGCTCGGCCGGCCGGTCTTCGATGCCAGCGCGCCGCTCCTGCGGGTGCGCGGCCGCAAGGTCTCCAACGGCTGGGCCAACCTGGAGACGCTATGGGCCGGCATCGGCGATTCGCTCTACGGCTTTCGGATCTATCCGATTCCGCCGCTGATCCACGTCATGGAACGCCAACCCTGGATGCGCCGCTTCGACTTCGACCCCGAAGCCGTGGTGCGCCTGGTCTGGCGCGGCGTGAAGCCGCTCAATCTCGACGCGCCGGTCAGGTACCTCAGCGCCGCCGAGGGTGGCGTCTCCCACTTCGACTACGTGCGCGACAACGTGCTGCTCAGCTGGATGCATGCCCGCCTGATGGCCGAATTCCTGCTGCGGCTGCCCCTGCTCGTGACGCGGCGGCTGCGCCGCCTGCCGCCGTTCCAGCGTTGA
- a CDS encoding phosphatase PAP2 family protein, giving the protein MNAARSPWAAEIALRMRRHFVLKFIGTTAFTCLFFVGYFHLLRHPGGSVTVMPLTVVDGWIAFRPEALPAYLSLWLYVGFGPGLQRDLAALLAYAAWIVAMCATGLLLFYLWPTAIPPPDVDASGFPGFALLQGVDAAGNACPSMHVAAAMFTVLRVAEILRVAAAPATLRVLNVAWFLAIAWSTLATRQHVALDALAGALLGLAFALPSMRWRPVDGAPARRRIRRVPSISSNPAQKTEAHTP; this is encoded by the coding sequence TTGAACGCCGCCCGATCGCCCTGGGCCGCGGAGATCGCCCTGCGCATGCGGCGGCATTTCGTCCTGAAGTTCATCGGCACCACCGCTTTCACGTGCCTGTTCTTCGTCGGCTATTTCCACCTGCTGCGCCATCCGGGGGGCAGCGTGACGGTCATGCCGCTGACCGTCGTCGACGGGTGGATCGCGTTTCGTCCCGAGGCGCTCCCCGCCTACCTCTCGCTGTGGCTCTACGTCGGCTTCGGTCCCGGACTGCAGCGCGACCTCGCCGCGCTGCTGGCATACGCGGCGTGGATCGTCGCGATGTGCGCCACCGGCCTCCTGCTGTTCTATCTCTGGCCGACGGCCATCCCGCCGCCGGACGTCGACGCCTCGGGCTTTCCCGGCTTCGCGCTGCTCCAGGGCGTGGACGCGGCGGGCAACGCGTGCCCGTCGATGCACGTGGCCGCGGCGATGTTCACGGTGCTGCGCGTCGCCGAGATCCTGCGCGTCGCGGCGGCCCCGGCGACCCTGCGCGTCCTCAACGTCGCGTGGTTCCTCGCCATCGCCTGGTCGACACTGGCCACCCGCCAGCACGTCGCGCTCGATGCCCTGGCCGGGGCACTGCTGGGGCTGGCCTTCGCCCTGCCCTCGATGCGCTGGCGGCCCGTCGACGGCGCCCCTGCGCGGCGGCGGATTCGACGCGTGCCGTCGATATCATCGAATCCGGCTCAAAAAACGGAAGCACACACACCATGA
- a CDS encoding phosphopantetheine-binding protein — MSSLKALQDLIHEKYDIPMSELDPEASMRDKGLDSLALAEFIFAVEDHFHVVVPDDDPSIMSLGGLATVVDRLLAEKAAKGAATGNVTPAGIAATSDASDASATTRTTAPGADTADAAGADPKTSSHA; from the coding sequence ATGAGTTCGCTGAAGGCATTGCAGGACCTCATCCACGAGAAATACGACATCCCGATGTCCGAGCTCGATCCCGAAGCATCGATGCGCGACAAGGGCCTCGACTCGCTGGCACTGGCCGAATTCATCTTCGCGGTCGAGGACCATTTCCACGTCGTGGTGCCCGACGACGATCCGTCGATCATGTCGCTGGGCGGCCTGGCGACGGTGGTCGACCGGCTGCTGGCCGAGAAGGCCGCGAAGGGGGCCGCCACGGGGAACGTAACGCCGGCCGGGATCGCGGCGACATCGGACGCATCGGACGCATCGGCGACGACGCGGACCACCGCGCCAGGCGCCGACACCGCCGACGCGGCCGGCGCCGACCCGAAGACGTCGAGCCACGCATGA
- a CDS encoding beta-ketoacyl-[acyl-carrier-protein] synthase family protein: MTPREAVAVTGLGVAAPHGDDPARLFEALSRGESALRPVFADEMPRPAAAATVDFDVRRWFTKLQLPGVDRVSQLAVAASSLAMADAGLPAGTPHGLDATRIGVFVGCGMGGATALETAYRGGARVPPLTIPAFMPNAPAAHVALRHGVHGPVLSYSVACASSSIAIAEAAKAVRCGDVDLAIAGGAEALIVPGVVLAWQAMQTLAGFAPGEAARAVRPFAAERSGFALGEGAAFLILESTAHAAARGARRYATLAGWGASCDATHLTKPDAAGQARALRAALASAGLAPRDVGYCNAHGTATRIGDAVEAEALAEVWGADIDRLRVSSTKALHGHLLGAAGALEALVTVLALHRGELPPNAHCETVDPAIPLNLVRDTGHAAPGLRAAISSSFAFGGSNSVLAFTRPA; encoded by the coding sequence ATGACCCCGCGAGAGGCCGTCGCCGTGACCGGCCTGGGCGTCGCCGCGCCGCATGGCGACGATCCGGCGCGACTGTTCGAGGCACTGTCACGGGGCGAGTCGGCCCTGCGGCCGGTGTTCGCCGACGAAATGCCCCGGCCCGCCGCCGCCGCGACGGTCGACTTCGACGTCCGGCGCTGGTTCACCAAGCTTCAACTCCCCGGCGTCGACCGCGTCAGCCAGCTCGCCGTCGCGGCGTCGAGCCTGGCGATGGCCGACGCGGGGCTGCCGGCGGGCACGCCGCACGGCCTCGATGCCACGCGCATCGGCGTGTTCGTCGGATGCGGCATGGGCGGCGCCACGGCGCTGGAGACCGCCTACCGCGGCGGCGCCCGCGTGCCGCCGCTGACCATTCCGGCCTTCATGCCCAACGCGCCCGCCGCCCACGTCGCGCTGCGCCACGGCGTGCACGGCCCGGTGCTGAGCTACTCGGTGGCGTGCGCCTCGTCGTCCATCGCCATCGCCGAGGCCGCCAAGGCGGTGCGCTGCGGCGATGTCGACCTCGCCATCGCCGGCGGCGCCGAGGCGCTGATCGTGCCGGGCGTGGTCCTGGCGTGGCAGGCGATGCAGACGCTCGCGGGCTTCGCCCCGGGCGAAGCCGCGCGGGCGGTGCGTCCGTTCGCCGCCGAGCGCAGCGGCTTCGCGCTCGGCGAGGGCGCGGCGTTCCTGATCCTGGAATCCACCGCGCACGCCGCCGCGCGCGGCGCGCGCCGCTACGCCACGCTGGCGGGCTGGGGCGCGAGCTGCGACGCCACCCACCTCACCAAGCCCGACGCGGCCGGCCAGGCCCGCGCCCTGCGCGCGGCGCTCGCCTCGGCGGGCCTCGCCCCGCGCGACGTCGGCTACTGCAACGCCCACGGCACCGCGACGCGCATCGGCGACGCCGTGGAGGCCGAAGCGCTGGCCGAGGTGTGGGGCGCCGACATCGACCGTCTGCGCGTGAGTTCCACCAAGGCGCTGCACGGCCACCTGCTGGGGGCGGCCGGCGCGCTGGAGGCGCTGGTCACCGTGTTGGCCCTGCACCGCGGCGAATTGCCGCCCAACGCCCATTGCGAGACGGTGGACCCGGCGATTCCCCTGAACCTGGTGCGCGACACCGGCCACGCGGCGCCCGGGCTGCGCGCGGCGATCAGCAGTTCGTTCGCCTTCGGCGGCAGCAATTCGGTGCTGGCCTTCACGCGGCCCGCATGA
- a CDS encoding DUF2272 domain-containing protein, with protein MPAPMFVLVLAALASGGGVPTTAHATSMPSQCLDTAVLPAPPRAIAMARAALEEHARFGGPALDAEGRMVRAGVSEAEDAFPGRRRMLAAAPWERVLGYWGALDEGDGSASGLPDLVRFGALRPASRRLLRQALDQATAPRLRGLGAAPGQGLESSELRALGTALDRVAVMDTPWSAAFVSWLAREAGWDADEFAFSEAHADYAGAAWQATVAEADGRPVRAALRACNLTSTTPRVGDLVCQTRGAGAALTDFEALGRVLAGRATGGQAVPMHCDVVTAVDATGFDAVGGNVLQSVTRRRLAFAPGTGRLDPSYLPAGCEAGAPGCVDRHLSRQPWSLLLQWR; from the coding sequence ATGCCCGCGCCCATGTTCGTGCTCGTGCTCGCGGCCCTGGCGTCCGGCGGCGGCGTGCCGACGACCGCGCACGCGACGTCGATGCCGTCGCAGTGCCTCGACACGGCGGTGCTGCCCGCCCCGCCTCGCGCGATCGCCATGGCGCGGGCGGCGCTCGAGGAGCACGCCCGGTTCGGCGGTCCGGCACTGGACGCCGAGGGCCGGATGGTGCGCGCCGGCGTCTCGGAGGCCGAGGACGCCTTTCCGGGACGCCGACGGATGCTGGCCGCCGCGCCGTGGGAACGCGTGCTCGGCTACTGGGGGGCGCTCGACGAGGGCGACGGCAGCGCGTCCGGGCTGCCCGACCTGGTGCGCTTCGGCGCCCTGCGTCCGGCCTCGCGCCGGCTGCTGCGGCAGGCGCTGGACCAGGCCACGGCGCCCCGCCTGCGCGGTCTCGGCGCCGCTCCGGGGCAGGGACTCGAATCGTCGGAACTGCGCGCGCTCGGCACGGCGCTCGACCGCGTCGCCGTCATGGACACGCCCTGGTCGGCCGCCTTCGTCAGCTGGCTCGCGCGCGAGGCCGGCTGGGACGCGGACGAGTTCGCGTTCTCCGAGGCGCACGCCGACTATGCCGGCGCCGCGTGGCAGGCCACCGTCGCGGAGGCCGACGGGCGACCCGTGCGCGCCGCCCTGCGCGCCTGCAACCTGACGTCGACCACGCCGCGCGTCGGCGACCTGGTCTGCCAGACCCGTGGCGCCGGCGCGGCGCTGACGGATTTCGAGGCGCTGGGCCGGGTACTCGCCGGGCGCGCGACCGGTGGCCAGGCCGTGCCGATGCATTGCGACGTCGTGACCGCCGTGGACGCCACCGGCTTCGACGCCGTGGGGGGCAACGTGCTGCAGTCCGTCACGCGGCGTCGGCTGGCGTTCGCGCCGGGCACCGGACGGCTCGATCCGAGCTACCTGCCGGCCGGTTGCGAGGCCGGGGCGCCGGGCTGCGTCGACCGCCACCTGAGTCGGCAGCCCTGGTCGCTGCTGCTGCAGTGGCGTTGA
- the fabG gene encoding 3-oxoacyl-ACP reductase FabG, whose translation MTLTGKRALVTGASGALGTAIARRLARDGASLLLHASSRPDAVEALAEAIRADGGTAECHVFDLRSDEATAAGCAAMLAGGPVQIVVNNAGVHDDAVMPGMRPEQWHKVIDVSLNGFFRVTQPLLLPMMRTRWGRVLNISSVASLTGNRGQVNYAAAKGALNSATKALSLEVASRGVTVNAIAPGIIASPMADAVFDPAVIQQMVPMKRAGTPDEVAALTAFLAGPDAAYITGQVISINGGMI comes from the coding sequence ATGACCCTCACCGGCAAACGCGCCCTCGTCACCGGCGCCAGCGGCGCGCTCGGCACCGCCATCGCCCGACGCCTCGCCCGCGACGGCGCCTCCCTCCTGCTGCACGCCAGTTCCCGCCCGGACGCGGTCGAGGCGCTGGCCGAAGCCATCCGGGCGGACGGCGGCACGGCCGAGTGCCACGTGTTCGACCTGCGCAGCGACGAGGCGACGGCCGCCGGCTGCGCCGCCATGCTCGCGGGCGGGCCGGTGCAGATCGTGGTCAACAACGCCGGTGTGCACGACGACGCCGTGATGCCCGGCATGCGTCCCGAGCAGTGGCACAAGGTGATCGACGTCTCGCTCAACGGCTTTTTCCGCGTCACCCAGCCGCTGCTGCTGCCGATGATGCGCACGCGCTGGGGCCGCGTCCTGAACATCTCCTCGGTCGCCTCGCTCACCGGCAACCGCGGCCAGGTCAACTACGCCGCGGCCAAGGGCGCGCTCAACAGCGCGACCAAGGCGCTGTCGCTGGAGGTGGCCTCGCGCGGCGTCACGGTCAACGCCATCGCGCCGGGCATCATCGCCTCGCCCATGGCCGATGCCGTCTTCGATCCGGCGGTGATCCAGCAGATGGTGCCGATGAAGCGCGCCGGCACGCCCGACGAGGTGGCCGCGCTGACCGCGTTCCTCGCCGGTCCCGACGCCGCCTACATCACCGGCCAGGTGATCTCGATCAACGGTGGAATGATCTGA
- a CDS encoding hydroxymyristoyl-ACP dehydratase, with amino-acid sequence MTSAPFQPQTLDRIGIARRIPHSGTMCLLDGLRAWDAEAIHCTATSHADADNPLRTASGLLASNLIEYAAQAMALHGGLLAPPDAAPSAGFLASARNVRFAVARFDDVAGELHVHARRLSGDAQQILYAFVVRDADDRSLGEGRAVVVLNRAVPDPSTPK; translated from the coding sequence ATGACCTCCGCCCCGTTCCAGCCCCAGACCCTCGACCGCATCGGCATCGCCCGCCGCATCCCCCACAGCGGCACGATGTGCCTGCTCGACGGCCTGCGCGCCTGGGACGCCGAGGCCATCCACTGCACCGCGACGAGCCACGCGGATGCCGACAACCCGCTGCGCACGGCCAGCGGCCTGCTGGCGTCCAACCTGATCGAGTACGCGGCGCAGGCGATGGCGCTGCACGGCGGCCTGCTCGCGCCGCCGGACGCGGCGCCCTCGGCGGGCTTCCTGGCGAGCGCGCGCAACGTGCGCTTCGCCGTCGCGCGCTTCGACGACGTCGCGGGCGAACTGCACGTCCATGCCCGCCGGCTCTCCGGCGATGCCCAGCAGATCCTCTACGCGTTCGTCGTCCGGGACGCGGACGACCGTTCCCTGGGCGAAGGCCGGGCCGTCGTCGTGCTCAACCGGGCCGTCCCCGATCCTTCCACCCCGAAATGA
- a CDS encoding class I SAM-dependent methyltransferase — translation MKVDAPPPTAAAAGAAPPPTADAAWHHLHDEATAPYRQGGRFAWHFARGKLGRDPVFRSLIERGLIGAQRARVVDIGSGQSLIASLLSVAAAMQAQGRWPTRWTPTPPRVDYTGIELMPKDVARAQASLRALRPPPTLVCTDMRTAVLPACDLVVILDVLHYVDPAAQAGVLRRVRDALAPGGRLLLRIGDASSPRGFAVSQWVDRTVTRVRGHRVSPTWGRTLPEWKALLAGLGFTVQSVPMSEGTPFANVLLVADLPATAHGASAPRPT, via the coding sequence ATGAAGGTCGACGCACCGCCACCCACGGCCGCCGCTGCCGGCGCCGCGCCGCCGCCCACGGCCGACGCGGCCTGGCACCACCTGCACGACGAGGCGACGGCGCCGTACCGCCAGGGGGGCCGCTTCGCCTGGCACTTCGCGCGCGGCAAGCTCGGGCGCGACCCGGTGTTCCGCAGCCTGATCGAGCGCGGCCTGATCGGCGCGCAGCGTGCGCGGGTGGTCGACATCGGCAGCGGCCAGAGCCTGATCGCCAGCCTGTTGTCGGTGGCCGCGGCCATGCAGGCCCAAGGCCGGTGGCCGACCCGCTGGACCCCGACGCCTCCGCGCGTCGACTACACCGGCATCGAACTCATGCCCAAGGACGTGGCGCGCGCCCAGGCGTCGCTGCGGGCGCTCCGGCCGCCACCCACCCTCGTGTGCACCGACATGCGCACGGCCGTGCTGCCGGCCTGCGACCTGGTGGTGATCCTGGACGTCCTGCACTACGTCGACCCGGCCGCGCAGGCGGGCGTGCTGCGCCGGGTGCGCGACGCGCTCGCCCCGGGCGGCCGGCTGCTGCTGCGCATCGGCGACGCGTCGAGCCCGCGCGGCTTCGCGGTCAGCCAGTGGGTCGACCGCACCGTCACGCGCGTGCGCGGCCACCGCGTCTCGCCGACCTGGGGGCGCACCCTGCCCGAATGGAAGGCGCTGCTCGCGGGCCTGGGATTCACGGTCCAGAGCGTGCCCATGAGCGAGGGCACGCCGTTCGCCAACGTGCTGCTCGTCGCCGACCTTCCCGCCACCGCCCACGGCGCGTCCGCGCCGCGCCCGACATGA
- a CDS encoding polysaccharide deacetylase family protein: protein MTASRTPAHVDAHAGAPPPGRWPLPRLVTASAGLHVAALGAAAWVPGAAPWALGAVALNHVLITGVGLTPRSRWLGANVTRLPAAAAARREVALTIDDGPDPEVTPRVLDLLDAHGQRATFFCIAERAAAHPGLAREIVARGHSVQNHTARHRHDFSFLGPRRYTAEIARAQAMLAGITGETPHCFRAPAGLRNPFLAPVLHRLGLVLVSWTRRGFDTRERDPGRVLARLTRDLAPGDILLLHDGNAARTAQGRAVVLDVLPRLFERFDNDGLRAVTLTQGLSE, encoded by the coding sequence ATGACTGCGTCCCGGACCCCCGCCCACGTCGACGCCCACGCCGGCGCTCCGCCGCCCGGGCGCTGGCCGCTGCCGCGCCTGGTGACCGCCAGCGCCGGCCTGCACGTCGCCGCGCTCGGCGCCGCCGCCTGGGTGCCGGGCGCGGCGCCGTGGGCGCTGGGCGCGGTGGCGCTCAACCACGTCCTCATCACGGGCGTCGGCCTCACGCCGCGCAGCCGCTGGCTGGGGGCCAACGTCACGCGGCTGCCCGCGGCCGCCGCGGCACGCCGCGAGGTGGCCCTGACCATCGACGACGGCCCCGACCCCGAGGTCACGCCGCGCGTGCTCGACCTGCTGGACGCCCACGGCCAGCGCGCCACCTTCTTCTGTATCGCCGAACGCGCCGCCGCGCACCCGGGGCTCGCGCGCGAGATCGTCGCGCGCGGCCACAGCGTGCAGAACCACACCGCGCGCCATCGCCACGACTTCTCGTTCCTCGGCCCGCGCCGCTACACGGCCGAGATCGCGCGCGCGCAGGCGATGCTCGCCGGCATCACCGGCGAGACGCCGCACTGCTTCCGGGCGCCGGCCGGGCTGCGCAATCCGTTCCTCGCGCCGGTGCTGCACCGGCTCGGCCTCGTGCTGGTGAGCTGGACGCGGCGCGGCTTCGACACGCGCGAGCGCGATCCGGGCCGCGTGCTGGCGCGCCTGACGCGCGACCTCGCGCCCGGCGACATCCTGCTGCTGCACGACGGCAACGCCGCGCGCACCGCGCAGGGCCGGGCGGTGGTGCTCGACGTGCTGCCGCGCCTGTTCGAACGCTTCGACAACGACGGCCTGCGCGCCGTCACCTTGACCCAGGGACTCTCCGAATGA
- a CDS encoding transporter, which translates to MSRPAGSRVPSPTSGQGPGGWRRALVLLLWVAALVAGAAVVARTPFSADLSAFLPANPDARQRVLIEQLQSGVASRTLMAAVEGGTGAAQRADVSRALGKAMRASGLYEQVQNGDTTDWQDAGTFVFDRRYQLSPDVSPARFTADGLRDAIGDTISLLGTPAGNLMRPLFERDPTGETARVAEVLIPATSPRTEEGVWVSRTAPRALLLATTRASGSDIDAQAAAVARVQAEFDRIVATTGAASAAGTASATAPRLLLSGAPVFSVQSRDKIKGEAVHLAVVGALVMGALLLAAFASPRALVVAVLPVLTGVVAGTAAVALVFGSVHGLTMGFGSTLIGETVDYAIYYLIQARGAAVPGTGWQRWRDLNWPTVRLGLLTSVVGFAALLFSGFPGLAQLGVFSIAGLVAAAFVTRHGLPMLAPDGASGMGLRHRMAQLAGAIVRLLPRLRPVFVALGIGAVGLMVWQGGHLWRANLSSMSPISQAAQDLDAGLRADIGASDGGTLVVIQADDVQAALRATEAAGEKLDALVAEGRLAGYESVARLLPSEALQRDRLASLPDAATLRARLAEAAADLPLAPARLEPFVAAVEAARVLPPVTRADFADGTLAPIVRALLFERPGGGWASLIALHTTERFDAAGLAAALAPLPQVQVVDIGRELGSLYDRYLHEAFVQVMLGATAVVVLLGLYLRSLRRLVAVCQPLLLAVVLTLGGMAALQVPLGILHLVGLLLIVAVGSNYALFFDQLQVTGRADEDTLASLMLANLTTVVSFGLIAISDIPALSAIGRVVAPGALLALLLSAAFARRSAVLDPLPRGAP; encoded by the coding sequence ATGAGCCGGCCGGCCGGTTCGCGCGTGCCGTCCCCGACGTCCGGCCAGGGCCCGGGCGGCTGGCGCCGCGCCCTCGTCCTGCTGCTGTGGGTGGCGGCCCTGGTCGCCGGTGCGGCGGTCGTCGCGCGCACGCCCTTCAGCGCCGATCTGTCGGCGTTCCTGCCGGCCAATCCCGACGCGCGTCAGCGGGTGCTGATCGAGCAGCTGCAGAGCGGCGTCGCCTCGCGCACGCTGATGGCGGCGGTGGAGGGCGGCACCGGCGCGGCACAGCGCGCGGACGTCTCGCGCGCCCTGGGCAAGGCGATGCGCGCCAGCGGCCTCTACGAACAGGTGCAGAACGGCGACACCACCGACTGGCAGGACGCCGGCACCTTCGTCTTCGACCGCCGCTACCAGCTCTCGCCGGACGTGTCGCCCGCGCGCTTCACCGCCGACGGCCTGCGCGATGCGATCGGCGACACCATCTCGCTGCTCGGCACGCCGGCGGGCAACCTGATGCGGCCGCTGTTCGAGCGCGATCCGACCGGCGAGACCGCGCGCGTGGCCGAGGTGCTGATCCCGGCGACCTCGCCGCGCACGGAGGAGGGCGTGTGGGTCTCGCGCACCGCGCCACGCGCGCTGCTGCTGGCCACCACCCGGGCCTCGGGCAGCGACATCGACGCGCAGGCGGCGGCGGTGGCGCGCGTCCAGGCCGAGTTCGACCGCATCGTCGCCACGACCGGCGCGGCGTCGGCGGCCGGCACCGCGTCCGCCACGGCCCCGAGGCTGCTGCTGAGCGGCGCACCGGTGTTCTCGGTGCAGAGCCGCGACAAGATCAAGGGCGAGGCCGTCCACTTGGCCGTGGTCGGTGCCCTGGTGATGGGCGCGCTGCTGCTGGCGGCGTTCGCCTCGCCGCGCGCGCTCGTCGTCGCGGTGCTGCCGGTGCTCACCGGCGTGGTCGCCGGCACCGCCGCCGTGGCGCTGGTCTTCGGCTCGGTCCACGGGCTGACGATGGGTTTCGGCAGCACGCTGATCGGCGAGACGGTCGACTACGCCATCTACTACCTGATCCAGGCGCGCGGCGCGGCCGTGCCCGGCACCGGCTGGCAGCGCTGGCGCGACCTCAACTGGCCGACCGTGCGGCTCGGCCTGCTGACCTCGGTGGTGGGCTTCGCCGCGCTGCTGTTCTCGGGCTTCCCGGGGCTGGCGCAGCTCGGCGTGTTCTCCATCGCCGGCCTCGTGGCCGCCGCCTTCGTCACGCGCCACGGCCTGCCGATGCTCGCTCCCGACGGTGCCAGCGGGATGGGCCTGCGCCACCGCATGGCGCAGCTCGCCGGCGCCATCGTGCGGTTGCTGCCCCGCCTGCGGCCGGTCTTCGTGGCGCTGGGCATCGGCGCGGTGGGGTTGATGGTGTGGCAGGGCGGCCACCTGTGGCGCGCCAACCTGTCGTCGATGAGCCCGATCTCGCAGGCCGCGCAGGACCTCGACGCCGGCCTGCGCGCGGACATCGGCGCGAGCGACGGCGGCACGCTGGTGGTGATCCAGGCCGACGACGTGCAGGCCGCGCTGCGCGCCACCGAGGCGGCCGGCGAGAAGCTCGACGCGCTGGTGGCCGAAGGCCGGCTGGCCGGCTACGAGAGCGTCGCGCGCCTGCTGCCGAGCGAGGCGCTGCAGCGCGACCGCCTGGCCAGCCTGCCCGACGCGGCGACCCTGCGCGCGCGCCTGGCCGAGGCCGCCGCCGACCTGCCGCTCGCGCCCGCGCGCCTGGAACCCTTCGTCGCCGCCGTCGAGGCCGCACGCGTCCTGCCGCCGGTCACGCGGGCCGACTTCGCCGACGGCACCCTGGCGCCGATCGTGCGGGCGCTGCTGTTCGAGCGTCCCGGCGGCGGCTGGGCCTCGCTGATCGCCCTGCACACCACCGAGCGCTTCGACGCCGCCGGGCTCGCCGCCGCGCTGGCGCCGCTGCCGCAGGTCCAGGTGGTCGACATCGGCCGCGAACTGGGCAGCCTGTACGACCGCTACCTGCACGAGGCCTTCGTGCAGGTGATGCTGGGCGCGACGGCGGTGGTCGTGCTGTTGGGGCTCTACCTGCGCTCGCTCAGGCGGCTGGTCGCCGTGTGCCAGCCGCTGCTGCTGGCGGTGGTGCTGACGCTCGGCGGCATGGCCGCGCTGCAGGTGCCGCTGGGCATCCTGCACCTGGTGGGGCTGCTGCTGATCGTGGCGGTCGGCTCCAACTACGCGCTGTTCTTCGACCAGCTGCAGGTCACCGGCCGCGCCGACGAGGACACGCTGGCCTCGCTCATGCTGGCCAACCTGACCACCGTCGTGTCCTTCGGGCTGATCGCGATCTCCGACATCCCGGCGCTGTCGGCCATCGGGCGGGTGGTGGCGCCGGGCGCGCTGCTGGCGCTGCTGTTGTCGGCCGCGTTCGCGCGCCGCTCCGCGGTGCTCGATCCCCTGCCTCGCGGCGCCCCATGA